A single region of the Theileria annulata chromosome 4, complete sequence, *** SEQUENCING IN PROGRESS *** genome encodes:
- a CDS encoding ferredoxin, putative (Apicoplast targetting peptide predicted by the PlasmoAP tool;~1 probable transmembrane helix predicted for TA17305 by TMHMM2.0 at aa 4-26;~Signal peptide predicted for TA17305 by SignalP 2.0 HMM (Signal peptide probability 0.964, signal anchor probability 0.032) with cleavage site probability 0.505 between residues 18 and 19) has protein sequence MFLFFIHVCYLVFCSVVACITNRRFSTSFINSPRNFSYSLSNSNLNTFSQPFNKGIERELINSSKFSDRRIPLYYAVKLVLPEGEKVIESAEDEYILESAESQGVELPYSCRGGSCSTCAATLVSGEIDNSEQSYLDDDQVKKGYCLLCTSYAKSDCTIETHKEDKLHEEEETSTNNNII, from the exons AtgtttttgttttttatcCATGTGTGTTACTTGGTGTTCTGTTCAGTGGTTGCTTGCATAACAAATCGTAGATTTTCAACttcttttattaattctcCCAGAAATTTCTCTTATAGCCTTTcaaattctaatttaaatacGTTTTCACAGCCGTTTAATAAAGGAATTGAGCGcgaattaattaattcatcCAAATTCTCTGACAGAAGGATTCCTCTATATTACGCAGTCAAATTGGTCCTTCCTGAAG GTGAAAAGGTAATTGAGAGCGCTGAAGATGAGTATATATTGGAATCCGCTGAAAGCCAGGGAGTTGAGCTTCCTTATAGCTGTAGGGGAGGTAGCTGCTCTACTTGTGCAG CGACTTTGGTATCTGGAGAAATAGATAACAGTGAACAGAGTTATTTGGACGATGATCAGGTGAAGAAGGGGTACTGCCTACTCTGTACCAGCTACGCAAAGTCAGATTGTACCATAGAAACACATAAAGAGGACAAACTACACGAAGAAGAAGAAACTAGTAcaaacaataatataatatag
- a CDS encoding 40s ribosomal protein s15, putative: MDGANRDDRSILKKRTFRTFKYRGYELEKLLEMPIEKLTELLPARQRRRFSRGVKRQSLTLLNKLRAAKKDLPYGQKPEPVKTHLRNMVVIPEMIGSIVGVHNGKQYINVEIKPEMVGYYLGEFSITYKPVRHGKPGIGATHSSRFIPLK; encoded by the exons ATGGATGGGGCAAATAGGGATGACAGATCC ATTCTTAAAAAAAGGACGTTCAGGACATTTAAATATCGTGGATATGAGTTGGAAAAGCTTTTGGAAATGCCAATTGAAAAGTTGACCGAATTACTTCCTGCCAGACAACGCAGAAGATTCAGCAGAG GGGTCAAAAGACAATCATTGACACTGTTGAATAAGCTTAGAGCTGCAAAGAAGGATCTTCCATACGGACAAAAACCAGAACCAGTTAAAACCCACTTGAGAAACATGGTTGTAATTCCCGAAATGATCGGCTCTATCGTTGGGGTTCACAACGGAAAGCAGTACATAAACGTGGAAATTAAACCAGAAATGGTCGGGTACTATCTGGGTGAATTTTCAATCACTTACAAACCAGTTAGACATGGAAAGCCCGGAATTGGAGCCACTCACTCATCCAGGTTTATTCCCcttaaataa
- a CDS encoding surface protein precursor (TaSP), putative (3 probable transmembrane helices predicted for TA17315 by TMHMM2.0 at aa 204-226, 247-269 and 274-296;~Signal peptide predicted for TA17315 by SignalP 2.0 HMM (Signal peptide probability 0.997, signal anchor probability 0.000) with cleavage site probability 0.944 between residues 19 and 20), with translation MKFFYLFVLFPILLKFCECGPFLPLDRQLNPIDFDPNDDQHPLDPDQLIDQIEPSEQPAQQEPIEPQQPTQPSTEPEELQPETVTVEVPEPVTSEEPKESDQTEEQKHEEPEASPAPEPVDEPAVHATESTPTKASSSGDGAAVCHGKHHDYDSDGKESKSDHDKRPKDKKPFVPKTSQCCGSYFTNSYKITVAFDWWLCDKPWQYALTLLALFGFSLLSPCLKAYREVLRAKAIRSFIFDCFLTHLFLFLIAFCAYALDFLLMLVVMTFNVGVFFAVITGYTVGYLVSSLAYSTLRSHPARSSSFSRINEDCC, from the exons ATGAAATTCTTCTACCTTTTTGTTCTATTtccaatattattaaaattttgcGAATGCGGTCCATTTCTTCCTTTAGATCGACAACTTAATCCTATCGATTTTGATCCCAATGATGATCAACACCCTTTGGACCCTGATCAACTTATAGATCAAATTGAACCTTCTGAACAACCTGCTCAACAAGAACCTATAGAACCACAACAACCAACTCAACCATCTACAGAACCCGAAGAGTTACAACCAGAAACTGTTACAGTAGAAGTTCCAGAACCCGTTACATCAGAAGAACCTAAAGAATCGGATCAAACTGAAGAACAAAAACACGAAGAACCTGAAGCATCTCCAGCTCCTGAACCAGTTGATGAACCCGCAGTTCATGCTACTGAATCTACTCCTACTAAGGCAAGTTCCAGCGGTGATGGAGCAGCTGTTTGTCATGGAAAACATCATGATTATGACTCTGACGGTAAAGAATCTAAATCCGATCATGATAAGCGCCCGAAgg aTAAAAAACCATTCGTGCCCAAGACATCGCAATGTTGTGGATCATACTTCACAAATTCATATAAAATCACTGTAGCGTTTGACTGGTGGTTATGTGACAAG CCATGGCAATACGCTCTAACATTGTTGGCCTTGTTTGGCTTTTCATTATTGAGTCCATGTTTGAAGGCCTACAGAGAAGTCCTCCGTGCAAAAGCTATTAGGAGTTTTATCTTCGATTGTTTTTTGACACACCTCTTTCTCTTTTTGATTGCTTTCTGTGCTTATGCATTGGACTTTTTACTCATGCTTGTTGTAATGACCTTCAATGTTGGTGTATTCTTTGCCGTTATCACAGGCTATACTGTGGGCTACTTGGTTTCCTCATTAGCCTATTCAACTTTACGTTCTCACCCTGCCAGGTCCAGCTCTTTTTCTCGCATTAACGAAGAT